In a single window of the Neospora caninum Liverpool complete genome, chromosome VIIa genome:
- a CDS encoding high mobility group (HMG) box domain-containing protein: MHARNCIAEQPLCKSLAESNLIADMATNCVDENSKPWMHAPVSGALCPQEVVLKGAAKEGAAKEGAEKRDSNKPREQIPENVGCLCPSDSQNTRVVSEFSSSVSAEASVECPPSGEGKRKSPHRGSFSISSCSEGETASTATGQLSPEPKASPQSPPSSSRAALPANPSLTATEPACHSLATTHSGEKTDGSSASACRSFSQTTASEAPSRLSSGVSTPPDHPPSERRGSEEHPAPRDKATSSSGAAVLVSGSSADNSFSDKFAPRSCLLESSANRAPATGAACACAEAEETPSQDREAMCVDAEQLRADEGETAATTTCGESPKDSAENRALGCPPARDSGLARSASTASLNEGEPAGKRGKGEEGEGESENVVTSAQASQPGTTEQSRRDEAPKSGGRVDAKMRAKFKREFVRSWVDINRAPSWPPIKKNKYLSSDWKRVDLRTAAGEIRVETKKHRLFLNDLCFLFDGVYTQKSTLGRKAGLGLFCERPEGLHKGQIITEFVGWLVDRDLAESYRKQRTASHIVAVQKGFLYIDGAKEPAYGMGGGSFANDGSEFLGGPGNNAQFYHWFDDELGRTRVFLRATADIKNGEEIFVPYHKTYWVDNFEEQAENCPDAFKQRKLEQLRRRYKNPEFVHIPHREEVALREKEAAERKKREKEESEKKKREAAKQPRCPVKRPCSAYLLYSVARRKELMKTCGISAKGEEPSEDAKPAGENGDSGRGEEAGDSGGRKRRGSTLPRPSTSGAAPSAEASAANGCSGSANKRRRSAKEEARSQDEGAKDAGSAPGSRRAAARPSASPGDETARRLASWLAKDSPNLRGVCAELTREIAREWGALSPEQKKPWEQVAEKEKARYVKAVQAWKEKLKKGGKLEKKGRKRKTASAGPRKERSSEEGAKSGDKTKAEQETTRPAEESPEKGKRDDNGWTQGEETGRCETAKER; encoded by the exons ATGCATGCTCGAAACTGCATAGCTGAGCAACCGTTGTGCAAGTCTTTGGCCGAGTCCAACTTGATTGCAGACATGGCTACCAACTGTGTGGACGAGAACTCCAAACCGTGGATGCATGCCCCGGTGAGCGGCGCCCTCTGTCCTCAGGAGGTTGTGCTCAAAggcgcggcgaaggaaggcgcggcgaaggaaggcgcagagaaacGTGACAGCAACAAGCCTAGAGAGCAAATCCCCGAAAACGTGGGGTGCTTGTGCCCGTCAGATTCGCAAAACACTCGTGTGGTTTCTGagttctcctcttccgtctccgctgAGGCATCGGTGGAATGCCCACCGTCGGGCGAGGGCAAGCGCAAGTCTCCACACAGAGGGTCTTTTTCTATCTCTTCTTGCTCGGAAGGAGAAACTGCATCCACGGCAACAGGCCAGCTTTCCCCGGAACCGAAGGCTTCGCCCCAGTCCCCGCCCTCATCCTCGAGAGCAGCCCTTCCGGCCAACCCGAGCCTCACAGCTACAGAGCCTGCCTGCCACTCACTTGCAACGACGcacagcggcgagaaaacagacggctcttccgcttctgcgtGTCGTTCGTTTTCTCAAACAACCGCGTCCGAagctccttctcgcctttcttcagGTGTATCTACCCCCCCCGACCACCCCCCCTCTGAGCGCAGGGGGTCCGAGGAACACCCGGCGCCTCGCGACAAGGCCACGTCGTCCTCTGGGGCtgccgttctcgtctctggtTCTTCCGCCGACAACTCTTTCTCAGACAAGTTCGCTCCTCGCTCGTGTCTTTTAGAATCCTCCGCAAACAGGGCGCCGGCAACCGGGGCCGCCTGTGCATGtgccgaagcagaggaaacgccgtCGCAGGACCGAGAAGCCATGTGCGTGGACGCGGAGCAGCTGAGAgcggacgaaggcgagacggcggcaaCTACCACGTGCGGGGAGTCTCCAAAGGATTCAGCAGAGAACAGAGCCTTGGGATGCCCCCCGGCCCGCGACTCGGGACTTGCTCGGTCCGCCTCGACTGCTTCACTCAACGAAGGGGAACCTGcagggaagaggggaaaaggggaagagggcgaaggcgagagcgaaaacgTGGTGACAAGCGCACAAGCTTCACAGCCGGGAACCACTGAACAGAGCCGTCGGGATGAGGCGCCCAAATCCGGAGGCAGAGTCGACGCGAAAATGCGAGCGAAATTCAAGAGAGAGTTCGTCCGCAGCTGGGTTGACATCAACCGCGCGCCTTCCTGGCCTCCCATCAAGAAAAACAAG TACCTGAGCAGCGACTGGAAACGCGTCGACCTCCGGACTGCGGCAGGCGAGATCCGcgtggaaacgaagaagcatCGCCTCTTTCTAAACGATTTGTGCTTCTTATTCGATGGCGTCTACACTCAAAAGAGCACCCTCGGCAGAAAGGCGG GACTCGGTCTCTTCTGCGAACGCCCTGAGGGCCTGCACAAGGGTCAAATTATCACAGAATTCGTCGGCTGGCTGGTCGATCGAGACTTGGCTGAAAGTTACAGGAAGCAGCGAACAGCCTCCCACATCGTTGCCGTGCAG AAAGGCTTTTTGTACATCGATGGAGCCAAGGAGCCCGCGTACGGCATGGGCGGCGGAAGCTTCGCGAATGACGGCAGCGAGTTCCTTGGAGGGCCGGGAAACAATGCGCAGTTCTACCACTG GTTCGACGACGAGTTGGGGAGAACGAGGGTTTTTCTGCGAGCGACTGCTGACATCAAGAATGGAGAAGAGATTTTTGTCCCCTACCACAAAACCTACTGGGTTGACAACTTTGAAGAGCAG GCCGAGAATTGCCCGGACGCCTTCAAGCAGCGGAAGCTGGAGCAGCTCCGGCGCCGCTACAAAAATCCGGAATTTGTGCACATTCCTCATCGAGAAGAGGTAGCgctgcgcgagaaggaagcggcagagaggaagaagcgagagaaggaagaaagcgagaagaagaagagagaagccgcgaagCAGCCGAGGTGTCCCGTCAAGCGACCGTGCTCCGCGTACCTCCTCTATTCCGTCGCGCGGCGGAAGGAGCTCATGAAGACGTGCGGCATCTCTgcaaaaggcgaagagccgTCGGAAGATGCAAAGCCGGCGGGCGAAAATGGAGACTctgggcgaggcgaggaagcgggggACTCTggcggaaggaaacggcgcgGCTCCACGCTCCCACGTCCGTCGACGTCGGGTGCGGCCCCGTCCGCCGAAGCGTCAGCCGCCAATGGGTGCTCGGGATCGGCTAATAAACGGAGAAGATCCgcgaaagaggaggcgcgtTCCCAAGACGAAGGAGCAAAGGACGCGGGGTCGGCCCCGGGTTCCAGGCGTGCCGCTGCGCGCCCGTCCGCCAGTCCTGGCGACGAGACGGCTCGCAGGCTGGCCAGCTGGCTAGCCAAGGACTCGCCGAACTTGCGGGGCGTGTGTGCAGAGCTGACGCGGGAGATTGCCCGAGAGTGGGGGGCCTTGAGTCccgagcagaagaagccCTGGGAACAGGTcgcggagaaggagaaggcgcgctACGTCAAGGCAGTCCAGGCGTGGAAGGAGAAGTTGAAGAAGGGCGGGAagctcgagaagaaggggcgaaaacgaaagacagCCTCCGCGGGCCCGAGAAAGGAGCGGAGCTCCGAAGAGGGAGCGAAATCAGGCGACAAGACCAAGGCCGAACAAGAGACAACCCGCCCCGCCGAGGAGTCGccggagaaagggaagcggGATGACAACGGATGGAcacagggcgaggagacaggcagatgCGAGACGGCAAAGGAGCGATGA